From the genome of Pseudostreptobacillus hongkongensis, one region includes:
- the pulA gene encoding type I pullulanase yields MLRNIDIIDEKYRYDGKLGVEYSSKKSIFRLFSPLSNKVELLLNDEVLEMNKNDNGVYELEVTRNLDGSSYMYKVYFDDIVYTTLDPYAISCNANGENGYIIDLDRTNPLNFKRMSSFENILDTVIYELHIRDFTLNAKNKGKYLGVVEEKQLNYLKKLGVTHIQILPFYDYSSDSVDELNPDLRYNWGYDPVNYNIPEGSYSTNPQDPYNRIKELKEMIKVLHENGFRVIMDVVYNHVFDAMDHSLWKTLENYAFRFYENGDFSNGTGCGNDVASEKYMIRKYIVDSIKYWASEYKLDGFRFDLMGILDVETMNEIRKELNKIDDSIIILGEGWDLNTNLNKELKANQYNAYKMPNISFFSDDMRDSLRGSTFEKLERGFVNNGTVDERLLNSIKGGINLRGYISPNQVIQYIEAHDNNTVFDHFEITNSESSLDERIRMQAIATSIVLCSQGIPFIHAGQEFFRTKFGIENSYKSSDEINKFDFERAQKYQEYVNYFSDLIKYRSSNDLFKLGNFDVIEEKIDIIRFDYESLIFSIDNKLLIAVNVSKDTKSFNIPDTYKGNYRVIFENFRKNETNKTILLDNILMQGLEFILLEKNRNF; encoded by the coding sequence GAAATATAGATATAATAGATGAAAAATACAGATATGATGGAAAGTTAGGAGTAGAGTATTCTAGTAAAAAATCAATATTTAGATTATTTTCTCCCCTTTCAAATAAGGTAGAACTTTTATTAAATGATGAAGTTTTAGAAATGAATAAGAATGATAATGGTGTATATGAATTAGAAGTAACTAGAAATTTAGATGGAAGTTCATATATGTATAAGGTATATTTTGATGATATTGTATATACTACTTTAGATCCATATGCAATATCATGCAATGCAAATGGTGAAAATGGGTATATAATTGATCTTGATAGAACAAATCCTTTAAATTTTAAAAGAATGAGTAGTTTTGAAAATATACTGGATACAGTTATTTATGAATTACACATTAGAGATTTTACTCTTAATGCTAAAAATAAAGGTAAATATTTAGGGGTAGTAGAAGAAAAACAACTAAATTATTTAAAAAAATTGGGTGTAACTCATATTCAAATATTACCTTTTTATGATTATTCAAGTGATTCAGTTGATGAATTAAATCCAGATTTAAGATATAACTGGGGATATGATCCTGTAAACTATAATATACCAGAAGGATCTTATTCAACTAATCCGCAAGATCCATATAACAGAATAAAAGAATTAAAAGAAATGATAAAAGTACTTCATGAAAATGGATTTAGAGTAATTATGGATGTTGTATATAATCATGTGTTTGATGCTATGGATCATAGTTTATGGAAAACTTTAGAAAATTATGCTTTTAGATTTTATGAAAATGGAGATTTTTCTAATGGAACTGGTTGTGGAAATGATGTTGCAAGTGAAAAATACATGATAAGAAAGTATATAGTTGATAGTATTAAATATTGGGCAAGTGAATATAAACTAGATGGTTTCAGATTTGATCTTATGGGGATTTTAGATGTAGAAACTATGAATGAAATAAGAAAAGAATTAAATAAAATTGATGATAGTATAATAATACTTGGTGAAGGTTGGGATCTAAATACAAATTTAAATAAAGAATTAAAAGCTAATCAATATAACGCATATAAAATGCCAAACATTTCTTTCTTTAGTGATGATATGCGTGATAGTTTACGTGGTTCAACATTTGAAAAATTAGAAAGAGGTTTTGTAAATAATGGTACTGTGGATGAAAGATTGTTAAATTCAATTAAAGGTGGAATTAATTTAAGGGGATATATATCACCAAATCAAGTAATTCAATATATTGAAGCGCATGATAATAATACAGTATTTGATCATTTTGAAATAACAAATTCTGAAAGTAGTTTAGATGAAAGAATAAGAATGCAAGCAATAGCAACATCTATCGTTTTGTGTTCACAAGGAATACCTTTTATACATGCAGGTCAAGAATTTTTTAGAACTAAGTTTGGTATAGAAAATTCATATAAATCTAGTGATGAAATAAATAAGTTTGATTTTGAAAGAGCGCAAAAATATCAAGAATATGTTAATTATTTTTCTGATTTAATAAAATATAGAAGCTCAAATGATTTGTTTAAATTAGGAAATTTTGATGTTATAGAAGAAAAGATAGATATAATTAGATTTGATTATGAATCTTTAATATTTAGTATAGATAATAAATTACTAATTGCTGTAAATGTATCAAAAGATACAAAGAGTTTTAATATCCCTGATACCTATAAAGGAAATTATAGAGTTATATTTGAAAACTTTAGAAAAAATGAAACTAATAAAACAATTTTATTAGATAATATATTAATGCAAGGTTTAGAATTTATACTATTAGAAAAAAATAGAAATTTTTAA